Proteins from one Chroococcidiopsis sp. CCMEE 29 genomic window:
- a CDS encoding NAD-dependent epimerase/dehydratase family protein codes for MRILMMGGTRFIGVYLTRMLVEQGHEVVLFNRGNRPAPVKGVFEIKGDRTSSTELKEKLSKEHFDAIFDNNGRELSDTQPLAEMFKDRVQHFVYMSSAGVYLRSDQLPHIEGDPVDPNSRHRGKHETEAYLTQLGLPFTSIRPTYIYGPQNYNELESWFFDRIVRDRPLPIPGNGLHITQLGHVKDLARAMCNVLENAQAVGQIYNVSGDRYVTFDGLARACAEAAGKAADQLQIVHYDPKQFDFGKRKAFPLRVQHFFAAVNKAVTELNWQPEFDLISGLKDSFHNDYLASGRGTAQVDFSTDDEILG; via the coding sequence ATGCGAATTTTGATGATGGGTGGCACGCGATTTATTGGTGTCTACCTGACTCGAATGCTGGTGGAACAAGGACATGAGGTAGTATTGTTCAATCGTGGTAATCGACCTGCTCCAGTGAAGGGAGTGTTTGAGATTAAAGGCGATCGCACTTCCAGCACTGAATTGAAGGAAAAGCTATCTAAAGAACATTTTGATGCCATCTTTGATAATAATGGGCGAGAACTCAGTGACACCCAACCTCTAGCCGAGATGTTTAAAGACCGGGTGCAGCACTTTGTCTATATGAGTTCGGCTGGCGTTTATCTCCGATCCGACCAATTGCCTCATATTGAGGGCGACCCTGTCGATCCAAACAGCCGTCATCGGGGAAAGCATGAAACAGAGGCTTACCTAACCCAGCTAGGATTGCCGTTTACTTCGATTCGCCCTACGTATATCTACGGTCCTCAGAACTATAATGAGCTAGAAAGCTGGTTTTTTGACAGAATTGTACGCGATCGCCCACTCCCAATTCCTGGTAATGGGTTACATATCACCCAATTGGGTCATGTGAAAGATTTAGCTAGGGCAATGTGTAATGTGTTAGAAAACGCTCAGGCAGTCGGGCAGATTTACAATGTGTCAGGCGATCGCTACGTCACTTTTGATGGTTTGGCTCGTGCTTGTGCTGAGGCAGCTGGCAAGGCAGCAGATCAGTTACAGATTGTCCATTACGACCCAAAACAGTTTGATTTCGGCAAGCGCAAGGCATTTCCCCTGCGTGTGCAGCATTTCTTTGCTGCAGTGAACAAAGCCGTGACCGAACTTAACTGGCAACCAGAATTTGACCTAATATCTGGTCTAAAAGACTCTTTTCATAATGATTACCTTGCCTCTGGTCGAGGCACAGCTCAAGTTGATTTCTCAACCGATGACGAAATTCTCGGTTGA
- a CDS encoding glycosyltransferase, which yields MPLKYALVHEWLTPKATGGSEIVVREILNFIHADLYSLIDFESVNPESYLFQRQIGTTFLQHFPQACNGVQKYLPFLPLAIEQLDLRAYDVILSSSHTVAKGVLTIPGQLHICYCHTPMRFAWDLTFDYLRSSKLGHGLQGVLTRYMLHRLRQWDVLAANRVDYFIANSQNTARRIWRCYRRPATVIYPPVNVERFPFVVSKQDFYLTVSRLVSYKQVSLIVQAFNQLKKPLVVIGTGPELKAIRKLAQPHVQVLGAQPDDVVEKYMAQAKAFVYAAYEDFGIALVEAQACGTPVIAFGAGGALETVRDVRQYPDTGTGIFFGTQTAAALVEAVEKFETYQEVFNPESARSQAAQFAPKIFEERYLTLLERSFHEFQSHHPGC from the coding sequence TTGCCTTTGAAGTATGCGCTTGTCCATGAATGGTTAACACCTAAAGCTACTGGTGGTTCAGAAATTGTAGTGCGGGAAATTCTAAACTTCATTCATGCTGACCTCTATTCCCTAATCGACTTTGAATCGGTCAATCCTGAAAGCTACCTTTTTCAGCGTCAGATTGGCACGACGTTTTTGCAGCACTTCCCGCAAGCCTGTAACGGTGTGCAGAAATATCTGCCGTTTTTACCGCTGGCAATCGAGCAGCTAGATTTGCGAGCCTACGATGTTATTCTTTCCTCTTCCCACACAGTTGCTAAAGGAGTTCTCACTATTCCTGGACAGTTGCACATCTGCTACTGCCATACTCCCATGCGCTTTGCCTGGGACTTGACATTTGATTACCTTCGTAGTAGTAAGTTGGGTCACGGTCTGCAAGGGGTGTTAACAAGATATATGCTCCATCGATTGCGGCAGTGGGATGTACTAGCGGCGAATCGAGTCGATTACTTCATTGCCAACTCCCAAAACACAGCTCGTCGCATCTGGCGCTGCTACCGTCGTCCAGCAACAGTGATTTACCCCCCAGTCAATGTCGAGCGATTTCCCTTTGTGGTCTCAAAACAAGATTTTTACCTTACAGTCTCCCGGTTAGTGAGTTATAAGCAAGTTTCTTTAATCGTCCAAGCGTTTAATCAGCTCAAAAAGCCCTTGGTGGTAATTGGCACGGGACCAGAGCTGAAAGCGATTCGCAAACTGGCGCAACCGCACGTGCAGGTGCTAGGGGCGCAACCTGATGATGTAGTGGAGAAATATATGGCTCAGGCAAAAGCATTTGTTTATGCGGCGTATGAGGATTTCGGCATTGCCCTAGTCGAGGCTCAAGCCTGCGGTACCCCCGTGATTGCCTTTGGCGCTGGAGGAGCTTTGGAAACAGTGCGGGATGTTCGCCAATATCCAGACACAGGAACGGGGATATTTTTTGGGACACAAACCGCAGCCGCCTTGGTTGAAGCGGTAGAAAAGTTTGAAACGTATCAGGAGGTGTTTAATCCTGAGTCTGCCCGATCCCAGGCTGCTCAATTTGCTCCTAAAATTTTTGAAGAGCGTTACCTAACTCTTTTAGAACGCTCATTCCATGAATTCCAGTCGCATCATCCTGGCTGTTGA
- a CDS encoding sugar transferase: protein MTAQSSILFGKRLRTFVKRGQEPLWHRGRPKGLSLAFLNREFAKRVFDVVFSLLILILFSPLYLLLVLLIALSSPGPIFYIQERVGKNYKTFNCIKFRTMVVNADEMLLELMETSPRLRQEFEDNFKLKQDPRITKVGQFLRLTSLDEFPQFWNVLKGDMSVVGPRPLVVEELPRYGFHIDEVLTIKPGITGLWQVSGRNDIPYNRRVQIDLYYANFHNMWLDLWVIVKTIGVVIMPKDNGAY, encoded by the coding sequence ATGACTGCCCAGAGCTCAATCCTCTTTGGCAAGCGATTACGAACTTTCGTGAAACGTGGTCAAGAGCCACTTTGGCACAGAGGCAGACCTAAAGGTTTGTCCCTTGCTTTTCTAAACAGAGAGTTTGCCAAACGAGTTTTCGATGTTGTATTTTCGCTGTTGATTCTGATTTTGTTTTCCCCTCTCTACCTGCTGTTGGTCTTACTGATTGCTTTAAGCTCTCCCGGACCAATTTTTTATATCCAGGAACGAGTTGGCAAAAACTACAAAACCTTTAATTGTATTAAATTCAGAACCATGGTAGTTAATGCCGACGAAATGTTACTGGAGCTGATGGAAACATCGCCGCGATTGCGGCAAGAATTTGAGGATAACTTCAAGTTAAAACAAGACCCTCGAATTACTAAAGTTGGTCAATTTTTACGGCTGACCAGCCTCGATGAATTTCCCCAGTTCTGGAATGTTTTAAAAGGTGACATGAGTGTTGTTGGTCCTCGACCTTTAGTAGTAGAGGAACTACCCAGATACGGTTTTCATATTGACGAAGTTCTGACCATTAAGCCTGGTATTACTGGGTTGTGGCAAGTTTCCGGACGCAATGACATTCCCTACAATCGCCGAGTCCAAATAGACCTCTACTATGCAAATTTCCACAATATGTGGCTAGATCTGTGGGTGATTGTGAAAACAATTGGTGTAGTGATTATGCCTAAAGATAACGGAGCTTACTGA
- the gmd gene encoding GDP-mannose 4,6-dehydratase, with protein sequence MTQRKRALITGITGQDGSYLSEFLLEQGYEVHGIIRRTSTFNTDRIDHMYEDPHKEGVRLLLHYGDLTDGTTLRRILEEVKPTEIYNLGSQSHVRVSFDSPEYTVDSVGMGTLRLLEAIRDYQQRTGIEVRFYQAGSSEMFGLVQEVPQQETTPFYPRSPYACAKVYAHWQTVNYRESYGLFACNGILFNHESPRRGETFVTRKITRAIARIVAGKQKKLYMGNLDAKRDWGYAKDYVRAMWLMLQQPQPDDYVIATGKTHSVREFLDLAFGYVNLNWQDYVEFDERYLRPAEVELLIGDPSKAKQKLGWEPSVTFEQLVGLMVEADLQALGQIASNGNGSHLIDDLAMIRQKMGSFMS encoded by the coding sequence ATGACACAAAGAAAGCGAGCACTAATTACCGGGATTACAGGACAAGACGGCTCCTACCTGAGTGAGTTTTTGCTAGAGCAAGGCTATGAAGTGCATGGCATCATCCGGCGGACTTCGACATTCAACACAGACCGAATTGACCATATGTACGAAGACCCGCACAAAGAAGGAGTGCGGTTGTTGCTGCACTACGGTGACTTAACTGATGGCACCACACTGCGGCGGATTTTAGAAGAAGTCAAGCCGACAGAAATTTACAATCTCGGTTCCCAATCGCATGTGCGCGTAAGCTTTGACTCGCCAGAATACACAGTAGATTCGGTAGGAATGGGAACGCTGCGCCTATTAGAGGCAATTCGGGACTACCAGCAACGCACTGGAATAGAGGTGCGGTTCTATCAAGCTGGTTCTTCGGAGATGTTTGGTTTGGTGCAGGAAGTGCCACAACAGGAAACAACGCCGTTTTATCCCCGTAGTCCCTATGCCTGCGCCAAGGTTTATGCTCACTGGCAGACGGTGAATTATCGCGAATCCTATGGACTATTTGCGTGTAATGGCATCCTATTTAACCATGAAAGTCCCCGCCGCGGCGAAACCTTTGTCACCCGCAAGATTACAAGAGCGATCGCCCGGATTGTAGCTGGTAAGCAGAAAAAACTGTATATGGGTAATCTCGATGCCAAGCGGGATTGGGGATATGCCAAAGACTATGTGAGGGCAATGTGGCTGATGTTACAGCAGCCGCAGCCGGATGATTACGTGATTGCTACGGGCAAAACCCACTCAGTACGTGAGTTCCTGGATCTGGCTTTTGGTTATGTCAATCTCAATTGGCAGGACTATGTAGAGTTTGACGAGCGCTATCTCAGACCAGCAGAGGTAGAGTTATTAATTGGCGACCCCAGCAAGGCAAAGCAAAAGTTGGGCTGGGAACCTTCAGTGACGTTTGAGCAGCTGGTAGGCTTAATGGTGGAAGCAGACTTGCAAGCGCTGGGTCAAATTGCCTCCAATGGCAATGGTTCACATCTAATTGATGACCTTGCCATGATTCGTCAAAAGATGGGCAGTTTCATGTCCTGA
- a CDS encoding GDP-L-fucose synthase, translating to MTALDLKDKRILVTGGAGFLGRRVIDQLCQAGADQHKITVARSRECDLRLMENCQRAVDQQDIVIHLAAHVGGIGLNQVKPAQLFYDNLMMGAQLIHAAYEAGVQKFVCVGTICAYPKFTPVPFKEDDLWNGYPEETNAAYGIAKKALLVQLQAYRQQYGLNGIYLLPVNLYGPEDNFDPNSSHVIPALIRKVHEAQMRGEKQLPVWGDGSPTREFLYSEDAARGIVMGTQFYNYPEPVNLGTGYEISIRDLITLICELMEFDGEIVYQTDKPNGQPRRCLDTQRAKQAFGFVSQVDFKQGLRNTIEWYRKHAS from the coding sequence ATGACCGCCTTAGATTTAAAAGACAAACGGATTCTCGTGACCGGCGGGGCTGGGTTTCTGGGTCGTCGGGTAATTGACCAACTTTGTCAGGCTGGGGCAGACCAGCACAAGATTACTGTAGCGCGATCGCGTGAGTGTGACCTGCGATTGATGGAAAACTGCCAACGAGCAGTCGATCAGCAGGACATTGTGATTCACCTAGCAGCCCACGTTGGCGGCATTGGTTTGAATCAGGTAAAGCCAGCCCAGCTATTCTACGACAATTTAATGATGGGGGCACAGCTGATTCATGCTGCCTATGAAGCTGGGGTGCAAAAATTTGTCTGTGTTGGTACTATCTGTGCTTATCCCAAATTTACTCCAGTGCCATTTAAAGAGGATGACCTATGGAATGGTTACCCGGAGGAAACTAATGCTGCCTACGGCATTGCTAAGAAAGCCCTGTTAGTCCAACTTCAGGCTTATCGGCAGCAGTATGGCTTGAACGGCATTTACCTGCTGCCGGTTAATTTATATGGTCCAGAAGATAACTTTGACCCCAATAGTTCCCATGTCATCCCTGCCTTGATTCGTAAGGTACACGAAGCTCAGATGCGGGGAGAAAAGCAACTGCCTGTCTGGGGAGATGGTAGCCCTACTCGTGAGTTTCTTTATTCAGAAGATGCAGCGCGGGGCATCGTCATGGGTACTCAGTTCTACAATTACCCTGAACCGGTTAATTTGGGAACGGGTTACGAAATCTCTATCCGCGACTTGATTACACTGATCTGCGAACTGATGGAGTTTGATGGGGAAATCGTCTACCAAACTGATAAACCGAATGGTCAACCGCGTCGTTGTTTGGATACCCAACGGGCAAAGCAAGCTTTTGGTTTTGTCTCGCAGGTGGACTTCAAGCAAGGGTTGCGGAATACGATTGAGTGGTATCGAAAACACGCTAGTTAA
- a CDS encoding MOSC domain-containing protein — protein sequence MGGVVTTVSCSATHTFTKPNQESIRLIVGLGVEGDAHMGETVKHRSRVAVDPTQPNLRQVHLIHAELHDELQAAGFVVLAGQMGENVTTRGVDLLGLPTSTRLHLGDAAVVELTGLRNPCAQLDRFQSGLMAAVLGRDKHGKLIRKAGVMGIVVVGGEVRPGNPIRIELPSEPHQPLDRV from the coding sequence ATGGGTGGTGTAGTGACAACGGTCAGCTGCAGCGCAACGCACACGTTTACCAAGCCGAATCAGGAAAGTATTCGGCTTATAGTTGGTCTAGGCGTTGAGGGCGACGCGCACATGGGCGAGACGGTCAAGCATCGCTCGCGGGTGGCAGTTGACCCGACCCAGCCCAATTTGCGCCAAGTGCATTTGATCCACGCTGAACTGCATGACGAGTTGCAGGCTGCTGGCTTCGTTGTATTAGCCGGACAAATGGGTGAGAATGTCACAACACGTGGTGTCGATCTGCTTGGTTTGCCGACCAGCACGCGGCTGCATCTGGGCGACGCGGCGGTGGTCGAATTGACTGGTCTGCGAAATCCCTGCGCTCAGTTGGATCGATTCCAGTCAGGACTCATGGCGGCGGTGCTGGGGCGTGACAAACACGGCAAGCTCATCCGCAAAGCTGGTGTCATGGGCATCGTCGTGGTCGGTGGCGAGGTACGACCCGGCAACCCGATCCGAATCGAACTGCCATCGGAGCCACACCAGCCTCTTGATCGGGTCTGA
- a CDS encoding hemerythrin domain-containing protein, translating to MVTTLNDSKRLAIGERLADLRAFQNLIISNDQKLIDACPYQDVRERLQNMLSDDQKNLGIIDTVIVQYGIQAEPSAATKIFIPQFEQMMSGNEFTFYQKLIHHELMKHGQAMSGIVIHKAAQKVGADIEVAIAPLNTVNFEGRAHQEQLKGMLEQVGVREMTGEDADQGLWARVQDAITALSGVAGSAITQNTDKQDMNIQTLIRLDHNKVNTIFTEIGATKDPQKLQEYFGQLYKDLLAHAQAEEEVVYPKVRSFYGDDNTQELYDEQAQMKQMLDEIKSIDPNSADEFRSKIKELMDAVGDHIRQEESTMFAAIDRNCSDVQKEQMSTDFKAAKSKIQAEMAASIK from the coding sequence GTGGTTACAACGCTAAACGATTCAAAGCGGCTGGCGATCGGCGAAAGATTGGCAGACTTGAGAGCATTTCAAAATTTAATTATCTCGAACGATCAAAAACTAATAGATGCCTGCCCTTATCAAGATGTTCGCGAGCGTCTCCAGAATATGCTCTCTGATGACCAGAAAAACCTGGGTATTATAGACACTGTAATCGTTCAATACGGCATTCAAGCTGAACCTAGTGCTGCAACCAAGATATTTATTCCACAGTTTGAGCAGATGATGTCAGGCAATGAGTTTACGTTTTACCAGAAACTTATTCACCATGAACTGATGAAGCATGGTCAGGCTATGAGTGGAATCGTTATCCACAAAGCTGCTCAGAAGGTGGGGGCTGATATTGAAGTAGCAATTGCGCCTTTGAACACCGTCAACTTTGAGGGTCGCGCTCACCAAGAACAGCTCAAGGGGATGCTCGAACAGGTAGGTGTCCGCGAAATGACTGGTGAAGACGCAGATCAGGGACTCTGGGCACGGGTGCAAGATGCGATCACTGCATTGTCGGGTGTAGCTGGCAGCGCGATCACCCAAAACACTGACAAACAGGATATGAACATCCAGACCCTCATCCGGCTGGATCATAACAAGGTGAATACCATCTTCACCGAAATCGGAGCTACTAAAGATCCTCAAAAGCTCCAAGAGTATTTTGGGCAGCTCTACAAAGATTTATTAGCACACGCTCAAGCTGAAGAAGAAGTTGTCTACCCGAAAGTTCGCTCGTTTTACGGTGATGACAACACTCAGGAGCTTTACGATGAGCAAGCCCAAATGAAGCAGATGTTAGATGAAATTAAGTCTATTGATCCCAATTCAGCAGACGAGTTCAGATCAAAAATCAAAGAGTTGATGGATGCAGTTGGCGACCACATTCGCCAAGAAGAGAGCACAATGTTCGCGGCAATTGACAGAAATTGCAGTGACGTGCAAAAAGAGCAAATGTCTACTGATTTCAAAGCTGCCAAGAGCAAGATTCAAGCAGAAATGGCAGCGTCTATAAAGTAA
- a CDS encoding 5-formyltetrahydrofolate cyclo-ligase has translation MEKAELRRSLLKTRQSMSVEEWQEKSDRICSHLQSSPLFTQAKTILAYFSFRQEPNLNPLFTDNRYRWGASRCVGDSLIWHVSKPGDILQTGAYGILEPLPRAPTLHPSEVDLILVPAVACDYQGYRLGYGGGYYDRLLNSPEWSSKPTIGIVFDFAYLPQLPIDPWDKPLQAVCTETGLKMQ, from the coding sequence ATGGAAAAAGCAGAATTACGCCGATCGCTGCTCAAAACCCGCCAATCGATGTCTGTAGAAGAATGGCAAGAAAAGAGCGATCGCATCTGTTCTCACCTCCAATCTTCACCACTATTTACCCAAGCAAAAACAATTCTGGCTTATTTCAGTTTTCGTCAAGAACCCAACCTCAACCCCCTATTTACAGACAACCGTTACCGCTGGGGAGCTTCTCGCTGTGTTGGAGATTCGCTCATCTGGCACGTCTCAAAACCAGGTGATATCCTTCAAACCGGGGCTTATGGTATTCTAGAGCCTCTTCCCCGTGCCCCCACCTTACATCCATCTGAGGTAGATTTAATTCTTGTACCCGCTGTTGCCTGTGACTATCAGGGGTACCGCCTCGGTTACGGTGGTGGTTACTACGATCGCTTACTGAATTCCCCGGAGTGGTCATCAAAACCTACAATAGGGATTGTGTTTGACTTTGCCTACCTCCCCCAGCTACCGATTGATCCTTGGGACAAACCCTTGCAAGCTGTTTGTACAGAAACAGGTTTAAAGATGCAATGA
- a CDS encoding carbohydrate ABC transporter permease: MINAKTKKSKFKIIWMYGLLGAIALLMLFPLFWLISTSLKSTTENIFQFPPQLLPNQPTFNNFVRVWQTNPFGRYLFNSTLVAVLTVGLNLLFCALAAYPLARLDFRGREVVFTAIVTTIMIPFQIVMIPLYILTVQLGMRNSYIGIIFPAIASAFGIFLLRQAFQGVPKELEEAARIDGCSELGLWWYVMLPAIRPALVTLAIFVFIGSWSDFLWPLIVIDRPEFYTLPLGVATLAGTFSLDWRLIAAGSVISIAPILLLFLFLQRYIVPTETGSGVKG; this comes from the coding sequence ATGATTAATGCCAAAACAAAAAAATCAAAATTCAAAATTATTTGGATGTATGGGCTCTTGGGCGCGATCGCACTCTTAATGCTATTTCCATTATTTTGGCTAATCAGTACCTCCTTAAAATCTACAACTGAAAATATCTTTCAATTTCCACCGCAGTTATTACCCAACCAGCCTACATTTAATAACTTTGTCCGAGTTTGGCAAACCAATCCCTTTGGTCGCTACTTATTTAACAGCACTCTTGTTGCAGTTCTTACTGTTGGCTTAAATCTGCTGTTCTGTGCTTTAGCTGCTTACCCACTAGCGCGGTTAGATTTTCGGGGACGAGAGGTAGTTTTTACCGCCATTGTCACCACAATTATGATTCCGTTTCAAATTGTGATGATTCCCCTCTATATTTTGACGGTGCAGCTCGGTATGAGAAACAGTTATATAGGAATTATTTTTCCGGCGATCGCTTCTGCCTTTGGCATTTTTTTGTTACGGCAAGCGTTTCAAGGTGTGCCGAAAGAACTAGAAGAAGCTGCTCGAATCGATGGCTGCTCTGAATTAGGCTTGTGGTGGTACGTCATGCTGCCAGCAATTCGTCCAGCGCTTGTCACACTAGCCATTTTTGTCTTCATTGGCTCTTGGAGCGACTTTCTCTGGCCTTTAATTGTCATCGACCGACCAGAGTTTTATACTTTACCTTTAGGCGTAGCAACTTTAGCTGGTACTTTCTCCCTTGATTGGCGACTGATTGCAGCGGGTTCTGTAATTTCTATTGCACCAATTTTGCTGTTATTTCTATTTCTACAGCGCTACATTGTCCCAACTGAAACGGGTAGTGGAGTTAAAGGATGA